From a single uncultured Desulfovibrio sp. genomic region:
- a CDS encoding DUF169 domain-containing protein — protein MNTFEKLSETLMRELRLIHAPVAIKYFYDQQELDSFKQNQPHYSPMKPLTFCQSEVGARMEGITVIVEREKMGCTNASFVFGWKELDEPEIKSHLKYCADADHARKVLEAKPHVPANLLAIAVSPLAAATTQPDVVHFVCDTMQAYHIIGDWMATQRIDNFHPSMSVNSAVCSGNVYTLNTKQANLYLACSGSYNSGKTERGEINVSIPGEHMEALVQRLEDRVTNKGGASITRLGEPFPGAAVCKNCPLIVFKKERDA, from the coding sequence ATGAACACATTTGAAAAGCTTAGTGAAACGTTGATGCGTGAGCTGCGCCTCATTCATGCACCCGTTGCAATCAAATACTTCTACGACCAGCAGGAGCTTGATTCTTTCAAGCAAAATCAGCCCCACTACTCTCCCATGAAGCCGCTGACCTTCTGCCAGAGCGAAGTCGGAGCACGCATGGAAGGTATTACAGTCATTGTAGAGCGTGAAAAGATGGGCTGTACCAATGCTAGTTTTGTGTTCGGCTGGAAAGAGCTGGACGAACCCGAAATCAAAAGCCACCTCAAGTACTGCGCCGATGCCGACCATGCCCGCAAGGTGCTCGAAGCCAAGCCACATGTTCCGGCCAACCTGCTGGCCATAGCCGTGAGCCCGCTTGCGGCAGCCACCACCCAGCCCGATGTGGTGCACTTTGTGTGCGATACCATGCAGGCCTACCACATCATTGGCGACTGGATGGCAACCCAGCGCATCGACAACTTCCACCCGTCCATGAGCGTCAACTCTGCCGTCTGCTCCGGCAACGTTTACACGCTGAACACCAAGCAGGCGAACCTGTACCTCGCTTGCAGCGGCAGCTACAATTCCGGCAAGACGGAACGGGGCGAAATCAACGTGTCCATCCCCGGCGAGCACATGGAAGCTCTGGTGCAGCGCCTTGAAGACCGCGTCACCAACAAGGGCGGCGCGTCCATCACCCGCCTTGGCGAACCCTTCCCCGGCGCAGCCGTGTGCAAGAACTGCCCTCTCATTGTTTTCAAGAAAGAACGCGACGCCTAA
- a CDS encoding sodium:proton antiporter, with protein sequence MARFLTAFGALCAALLVPGVVLAGEGHPNIPGAQLSVLWAIPFVCMLLSIAIMPLALPHFWEKHFGKIAAFWGLAFLTPCILAYGFNVALYEFLHIILLDYVPFLVLLFTLFTIAGGVRLTGSLVGTPAVNTGLLAVGTVLASWMGTTGAAMLLIRPLLRANAHRKYRVHSVVFFIFLVANIGGSLTPLGDPPLFLGFLKGVDFFWTTTNLMMKTSLIATILLGIFFVLDTVLFKKEGSPKPEVQAGAVEEKLGLDGKINLLFLLGVVVAVLLSGLYPMGELVSVFGVSVEGQNLLRDVVLLCLAGLSLKFTSRRCRELNGFSWAPIEEVAKLFFGIFISMVPAIAILRAGADGALAPLIHLVSHDGQPVNSMYFWLTGILSSFLDNAPTYLVFFNTAGGDAQHLMHDMPATLAAISAGAVFMGANSYIGNAPNFMVRSIAESDGVPMPSFFGYMAWSVGILVPLFALLTWLFFI encoded by the coding sequence ATGGCAAGATTTCTAACTGCGTTCGGTGCCCTGTGCGCCGCGCTTCTTGTGCCCGGTGTCGTTCTCGCAGGCGAGGGACATCCCAATATCCCTGGTGCACAGCTTTCAGTCCTTTGGGCAATCCCCTTTGTGTGCATGCTGCTTTCGATTGCCATAATGCCCCTGGCATTGCCCCATTTTTGGGAAAAACACTTTGGTAAAATCGCGGCCTTCTGGGGCTTGGCCTTTTTGACTCCCTGTATTCTGGCTTATGGGTTTAATGTGGCCCTCTACGAGTTTTTACACATTATCCTGCTGGACTACGTTCCTTTTCTGGTGCTGCTGTTCACGCTCTTTACCATCGCAGGCGGTGTGCGGCTTACCGGTTCGCTGGTCGGAACCCCCGCAGTCAATACTGGTCTGCTGGCAGTCGGCACTGTGCTGGCCAGCTGGATGGGTACAACCGGCGCGGCCATGCTGCTTATCCGCCCCTTACTTCGGGCCAACGCGCACCGTAAATACCGTGTTCATTCAGTTGTCTTTTTTATTTTTCTTGTGGCCAATATTGGCGGCTCGCTCACTCCTCTGGGCGATCCGCCGCTGTTTCTGGGCTTTCTGAAGGGTGTGGATTTCTTCTGGACCACAACCAATCTGATGATGAAAACAAGCCTCATTGCCACAATTTTGCTGGGTATCTTCTTTGTTCTTGATACCGTGCTGTTCAAGAAAGAAGGCAGCCCCAAGCCTGAGGTGCAGGCAGGCGCGGTAGAAGAGAAGCTCGGCCTTGACGGCAAGATCAACCTGCTCTTTCTGCTGGGCGTTGTCGTGGCTGTGCTGCTTTCTGGCCTGTATCCCATGGGTGAACTGGTTTCGGTCTTCGGCGTGTCGGTCGAAGGACAGAACCTGCTGCGCGATGTGGTGCTGCTGTGCCTGGCCGGGCTTTCGCTCAAATTTACGAGCAGGCGCTGCCGTGAACTCAATGGCTTTTCCTGGGCCCCCATTGAAGAAGTTGCCAAGCTGTTCTTTGGCATTTTTATCAGCATGGTTCCGGCCATTGCCATTTTGCGCGCAGGTGCCGATGGTGCGCTTGCTCCCCTGATTCACCTTGTTTCGCACGATGGGCAGCCGGTAAATTCCATGTATTTCTGGCTCACGGGCATTCTCTCCAGTTTTCTGGATAATGCGCCGACCTATCTTGTGTTTTTCAACACGGCTGGTGGTGATGCGCAGCACCTTATGCACGACATGCCCGCCACCCTTGCCGCCATATCTGCGGGTGCCGTGTTCATGGGCGCCAACAGCTACATTGGCAACGCGCCCAACTTCATGGTTCGCTCCATTGCAGAAAGCGACGGCGTGCCTATGCCCAGCTTCTTTGGCTACATGGCATGGTCGGTAGGCATTCTGGTGCCTCTGTTCGCACTGTTGACCTGGCTGTTCTTTATCTAG